DNA from Dietzia lutea:
ACGCGGGACCACGAGCCGCTGGACCGGGTCGATTCCCAGCACCCGCATCGCGTCGAGTTCCTCGCGGATGGTGCGGGCACCGAGGTCGGCGGCGACCGCGGACCCCGCCGCACCGGCGATGAGCAGTGAGGTCACCAGCGGCGCCCCCTGCTGCACGACGGCGAGGACGCCGGTGGCCCCGGTGTAGGCCTCGGCCCCGAGCTGCTGGACCAGCGAACCCGTCTGCATCGCGACGACCGCGCCGAACGGGATCGCCACGAGCGCCGACGGCAGGATCGTCACCGACGCGATGAACCACGACTGCCCGATGAACTCACGGAACTGGAACGGTCGCCTGAAAATGCCCCGCAGCACCTCGAGGAAGAGCCGGAACACCTTGCCGGCCTCGCCGAACGCGGTGCGGACGCCGCCGCCGACGTCCGACGGCGACACCCCGGTCCTTCTCTCTGGCTGCTGGGTCGTACCCTCCGCCATCTATTCTCCCCCGGCCTCTCCCGCCTCAGTTCTGGTCAGAACCGTAATGGTCGTCGAGCCCCGAGGGGCTCGCACCTCCCGGCGTGGCGGCGTGTGCGGGGGTCGTGGCGGGCTCCGCGGCGGTGGTCGCGGAGGCTGTGGGGGTCGGATCCGCGGGCGCGGAGTCCCGGGTGGCGGCGGCGGTCGAGCGTCCGTTGCCGTGCCCGCGGGCGGCCCATTCCGCCCGGATGGCCTCCTGGGCCTCGGGCGGCAGGGTGACGAGCATCTCGGCGACCCGCTTCTCGCGGCGCAGCTCGCCCTGACGCTGCGGGCTGCCGGGGGTCGGCTGCATCTGCGGCGGGACGCCCTTGACCTCGTCCTCGCCCGGGGAGCCGTCGTTGTGGCCGGCCTCGGCGTGGGCCTGCTCCTGGCGCATCTGCGCGTCGTCCTTCTCCTCGGACATACCGATGGGCCCGAGCTTGGACCCGCGCAGGAACTGGCGGACCGACGGCTCCTCGCTGGTGAGCAGCACCTCGCGCGGGCCGAACATCACGAGGTTCTTGCGGTAGAGCATGCCCAGGTTGTCGGGGACCGTGCGCGCGAGGTTGATGTTGTGCGTCACGATGAGGATCGTGGCGTCGATCTGTGCGTTGATGTCGATCAACAGCTGCGCGAGGTAGGTCGTGCGGACCGGGTCCAGGCCCGAGTCGGGCTCGTCGACGAGGATGATCTCGGGGTCGAGCACCAGCGCACGGGCGAGGCCGGCCCGCTTCCGCATACCGCCGGAGATCTCGCCCGGCAGCTTGCCCTCGGCACCGGTCAGACCGGTGAGCTCCAGCTTCTCCATGACGATGTCGCGGATCTCGGACTCCGACTTGCGGGTGTGCTCGCGCAGGGGGAACGCCACGTTGTCGTAGAGGTCCATGGAGCCGAACAGCGCGCCGTCCTGGAAGAGGACGCCGAACAGCTTGCGGATCTCGTAGAGCTCCTTGGCGGTGCACTGCAGGATGTCCGTGCCGTCGATGATGATCTTGCCGCGCTCGGGCCGCAGCAGGCCGATGAGCGACTTGAGGAAGACGGACTTACCGGTGCCCGACGGGCCGAGGAGCGCGCTGACCTCACCCTCGGGGAGGGTGAACGTGACGTCCTCCCAGATCTTCTGCGAACCGAAGGACTTGGTCAGACCTTCGACGGAAACCTCGACACCCACGTCAACCACTCCTCACTGCAGCCATCATCTGTGGCCACGGTCACTGTAAACTACCGCTCCGTAGGCGTGCTTTGTTACATACCCCGGAAAAGTGTTCCGCTCGGATCGTCGAGAGGGCTCGTGGGCGTGGGGACGTGCCGGTCGTACAGACGCCGCAGGGGCAGCCCGGCGATGTCGCCGGGCCGCCCCTGTGGAACGGTGGTGCGTCAGGTCACTTGAGGGTGACGGTGGCACCGGCCTCTTCGAGCTTGGTCTTGGCGGCCTCGGCGGCCTCCTTGTCGGCCTTCTCGATGATCGCCTTGGGGGCGGACTCGACGAGGTCCTTGGCCTCCTTGAGGCCCAAGCCCGACACGATCTCGCGCACGACCTTGATCACGCCGATCTTCTTGTCGCCGGCCGACTCCAGGACGACGTCGAACTCGTCCTGCTCGGCGGCGGCCTCGCCACCGGCAGCCGGGGCGCCGGCAGCGGCGACGGCGACCGGAGCGGCCGCGGTGACCTCGAAGGTGTCCTCGAACAGCTTCACGAACTCGGAGAGCTCGAGAAGAGTCATCTCCTTGAAGGCCTCGAGCAGCTCGTCGTTGCTGAGCTTCGCCATGGTGGCGTCCTTTCTGTTGGTCCCGGTGCCGTCAGACGGCCCGGAAGCAGGTGGGGTGTATCAGTTCTTCTTGTCCTGGAGCGCTGCGAACAGACGTGCCAGCTGCGAGGCGGGCGCGTTGAACAGGCCGGCGGCCTTGGCCTGGTTGCCCTTGAGGGCACCGGCCATCTTCGCGAGCAGGACCTCGCGGGACTCGAGCTCGGCGATCTTGTCGAGCTCGTCGGCGGACAGCGGGGCGCCGTCCATGACGCCGCCCTTGATGACGAGCGCCTTGTTGTCCTTGGCGAAGTTCTTGAGCGCCTTGGCGGCGTCCACGACCTCACCGGTGACGAACGCGATGGCGGTGGGGCCGGACAGGAGGTCGTCGAGACCCTCGACTCCGGCCTCCTCGGCCGCACGCTTGACCAGGGTGTTCTTGGCCACGGTGTACGTGGCCGCGTCACCCAACGTCTTGCGCAGCTCGGTCACCTGGGGAACGGAGAGTCCGCGGTACTCGGTGACCACGGCGGAGGAGGAGTTCTGGAAGTGCTGCTTGATCTCCTCGACGGCCTGGACCTTTGCGGGCTTTGCCATGTTTCGCCTCCTTTCTGCATCATCTCGCCCGGGAGAGACACGAACGCCCCGTGCGCAGGCGGCACGGGGCGTGGAGGAGGCGGGCCCGAGGGCGCGCTGTCGTCTACGCTGACCGGTGTTCTCCTGCGCGGGCCGTCCGGGCGCTCCCGGACCCTTCGACCACTCCCGGCGGGAGTGGCGACCTGCGGTCTTCGGTGAAACTTGATCAGGCACCCGGGGCCTGGACCGCCGGGCATTCAAACTTCGGACCCAAGGGTATAGGCGGCGGACCCCGCATACCAAATCGCCCGGGCGGGGCGCGAATGGCGGCAGGTCCGGCTTTCTGACAGATTGGTGCCGTGTCTCCAGCCTCGTCCCGCCTCGCCGTCGTCTACAACCCCACCAAGGTCGGAGTCGACGAGGTGCGCCGCCGCGCCACGGCGCGGGCGTCCCGGCACGGGTGGACCGACCCCGTCTTTTACGAGACCACGGAGGACGACCCCGGCACCGGCCAGGCCGCCGAGGCGGCGGCGCAGGGCGCCGGACTGGTGATCGCGTGCGGCGGCGACGGCACCGTGCGCTCGGTCGCACAGGGACTGATCGGCACCACGGTGCCGATGGGCGTGGTCCCCCTCGGCACCGGCAACCTGCTGGCCCGCAACCTCGACATCCCCCTGGACGACGTCGACCGCGCGCTGCGGGTGGCCATGACCGGCCGCAGCCGTGCCATCGACATCGGCGAGGTCCGCTACACGGACGGGGAGGGCGACTCCCACGACGACGTGTTCCTGGTGATGCTCGGTGCCGGGATGGACGCCGACATGATCGCCGGCACCGACGACGGTCTCAAAGCGCGCGTGGGCTGGATCGCCTACGTGGGCGCCTTCGCCTCGACCCTGCTGCGCGGCCACCGGATCAGGGTGGACTACTCCCTCGACGACGGCCCGCGGATCCAGACCCGCGCGCGGACGCTGCTCGTGGCGAACTGCGGGATGCTGCAGGCGGGGATGGTGCTGTTGCCCGACGCGGTGATCGACGACGGTCTACTCGACGTGATGGCCCTGCGTGCGAAGGGGGCGATCGGGTGGGCGCAGGCCGGTGCGGTCCTCGCGCAACACACCGTCCGGCACCGCCTCAGCGCGCTGCGTCGCCGCGGCGGCTCGACCCACGAGCCCGAGCGTCACGAGACCCGCCCGGTGGATTTCCGGCAGGGCGTGGCGGTCACCGCGCGCGTCCTCGAGAAGCCGGCCGCGTTCCAGATCGACGGCGAGGACTGCGGCGACGTCTCCGAGTTCTCCGCCCGGATCAAGCGGAGGGGCCTGACGGTGCGCGTCGCGTACTGAGCGCACCCCCGGGCGCCGGTCGCCCCGTCAGGGGTCCCGGCGGACCAGGAGCGCGAGGACGTCGTGGATCTCCTCCACGGTCGGCACCGGCAGGGCCGACCGCCCGTAGACGAACCCGATCCCCGCGTACACCAGGACACCGGCGCGGATCCGCGCCTCCCGTTCAGAGAAGCCGAGTTCGGCGAACGCGTCGTGGACCACCCGCAGGATGCGCCTGTCTAACTCGGCCACCGCCTCGGCGACGGTCTCGTCCGCTCGGGCCCACTCGCGGACGGCG
Protein-coding regions in this window:
- a CDS encoding MlaE family ABC transporter permease, with translation MAEGTTQQPERRTGVSPSDVGGGVRTAFGEAGKVFRLFLEVLRGIFRRPFQFREFIGQSWFIASVTILPSALVAIPFGAVVAMQTGSLVQQLGAEAYTGATGVLAVVQQGAPLVTSLLIAGAAGSAVAADLGARTIREELDAMRVLGIDPVQRLVVPRVLGMMLIAVLLNGLVSIVGIAGGYVFNILLQGGTPGAYLMSFGALAQLPDFIMSSLKALVFGLIAGVVSSYCGMNPKGGPKGVGDAVNLGVVLTFLLLFFANLILTAMYLQIVPPKGS
- a CDS encoding ABC transporter ATP-binding protein; this encodes MGVEVSVEGLTKSFGSQKIWEDVTFTLPEGEVSALLGPSGTGKSVFLKSLIGLLRPERGKIIIDGTDILQCTAKELYEIRKLFGVLFQDGALFGSMDLYDNVAFPLREHTRKSESEIRDIVMEKLELTGLTGAEGKLPGEISGGMRKRAGLARALVLDPEIILVDEPDSGLDPVRTTYLAQLLIDINAQIDATILIVTHNINLARTVPDNLGMLYRKNLVMFGPREVLLTSEEPSVRQFLRGSKLGPIGMSEEKDDAQMRQEQAHAEAGHNDGSPGEDEVKGVPPQMQPTPGSPQRQGELRREKRVAEMLVTLPPEAQEAIRAEWAARGHGNGRSTAAATRDSAPADPTPTASATTAAEPATTPAHAATPGGASPSGLDDHYGSDQN
- the rplL gene encoding 50S ribosomal protein L7/L12, which encodes MAKLSNDELLEAFKEMTLLELSEFVKLFEDTFEVTAAAPVAVAAAGAPAAGGEAAAEQDEFDVVLESAGDKKIGVIKVVREIVSGLGLKEAKDLVESAPKAIIEKADKEAAEAAKTKLEEAGATVTLK
- the rplJ gene encoding 50S ribosomal protein L10, producing MAKPAKVQAVEEIKQHFQNSSSAVVTEYRGLSVPQVTELRKTLGDAATYTVAKNTLVKRAAEEAGVEGLDDLLSGPTAIAFVTGEVVDAAKALKNFAKDNKALVIKGGVMDGAPLSADELDKIAELESREVLLAKMAGALKGNQAKAAGLFNAPASQLARLFAALQDKKN
- a CDS encoding diacylglycerol/lipid kinase family protein — protein: MSPASSRLAVVYNPTKVGVDEVRRRATARASRHGWTDPVFYETTEDDPGTGQAAEAAAQGAGLVIACGGDGTVRSVAQGLIGTTVPMGVVPLGTGNLLARNLDIPLDDVDRALRVAMTGRSRAIDIGEVRYTDGEGDSHDDVFLVMLGAGMDADMIAGTDDGLKARVGWIAYVGAFASTLLRGHRIRVDYSLDDGPRIQTRARTLLVANCGMLQAGMVLLPDAVIDDGLLDVMALRAKGAIGWAQAGAVLAQHTVRHRLSALRRRGGSTHEPERHETRPVDFRQGVAVTARVLEKPAAFQIDGEDCGDVSEFSARIKRRGLTVRVAY